In a genomic window of Allomeiothermus silvanus DSM 9946:
- a CDS encoding Asp23/Gls24 family envelope stress response protein, producing MKGNVNVTEGALAAILGLAAHEVPGVVGMSPAGIRESISRILGRAEASEGVVVKPDPAAPGKYQADLYVVVAFGARIPAVVDSIGERVSWAAKSLAGVELSTVRVHVVGVSRG from the coding sequence TTGAAAGGCAATGTCAATGTGACCGAAGGGGCGCTGGCAGCCATTTTGGGGTTGGCGGCCCACGAAGTGCCGGGTGTGGTGGGGATGAGCCCGGCGGGCATCCGCGAGAGCATCAGCCGTATCCTGGGCCGGGCTGAGGCCAGCGAGGGGGTGGTGGTCAAGCCCGACCCCGCCGCGCCGGGTAAGTACCAGGCCGATCTGTATGTGGTGGTGGCTTTCGGTGCGCGCATTCCAGCGGTGGTGGACTCTATCGGGGAGCGGGTATCCTGGGCTGCCAAGAGCCTAGCTGGGGTCGAACTTTCCACGGTACGGGTACA
- the tgt gene encoding tRNA guanosine(34) transglycosylase Tgt — protein sequence MFDFRITARAGRARNGLLPTPHGLVHTPLFMPVGTLGSVKGISPQEIRDIGSQIVLANTYHLLLRPGPQRVKALGGLHRFAAYSGPWLTDSGGFQVMSLGHLRRISEEGVVFQSHINGDLIELSPEKSVAVQEALGADIIMAFDECPPYPASREYMKESIERTLRWLERCFKAKTRPDQALFAIAQGGIDLELRRISAEATVAFDAPGFAIGGLAVGEPKEAMYPAVELSTRILPESKPRYLMGVGHPEDLVASVALGIDMFDCVYPTRTGRFGYALVAEGRMNLKLTRYLDDPRPIDPECDCYACRHFSRAYLSHLIRAEEMLGLRMVSLHNLRYLHRLMEQARSAIAEKRYGEFARDFARRRFGQEIPGWFARALQEGGHWE from the coding sequence GTGTTTGACTTCCGCATCACCGCCCGGGCGGGCCGAGCCCGCAACGGGCTCTTGCCGACCCCGCACGGTTTAGTACACACCCCGCTTTTCATGCCGGTGGGTACGCTAGGCTCCGTCAAGGGCATAAGCCCCCAGGAGATCCGGGATATCGGATCGCAGATCGTTTTGGCCAATACCTATCACCTGCTCTTGCGCCCCGGCCCCCAGCGGGTGAAGGCCTTGGGCGGGCTACACCGTTTCGCCGCCTATAGCGGCCCCTGGCTCACCGATTCGGGGGGGTTTCAGGTGATGAGCCTAGGCCACCTGCGGCGCATCTCGGAGGAAGGCGTAGTCTTTCAAAGCCACATCAACGGCGACCTGATCGAGCTATCGCCGGAAAAAAGCGTAGCCGTGCAGGAGGCGTTGGGGGCGGACATCATCATGGCCTTCGACGAGTGTCCGCCCTACCCGGCCAGCCGGGAGTACATGAAGGAGTCCATCGAGCGAACCCTGCGCTGGCTCGAGCGCTGCTTCAAGGCCAAAACCCGCCCCGACCAAGCCCTCTTTGCCATCGCCCAGGGGGGGATAGACTTGGAGCTGCGTAGGATAAGTGCGGAGGCTACGGTCGCCTTCGACGCTCCCGGGTTCGCCATCGGCGGACTGGCGGTGGGCGAGCCTAAGGAGGCCATGTACCCGGCGGTGGAGCTTTCGACCCGCATCCTGCCCGAAAGCAAGCCCCGCTACCTGATGGGGGTGGGCCACCCGGAGGATCTGGTCGCGTCGGTAGCGCTGGGGATAGACATGTTCGACTGCGTGTACCCCACCCGCACCGGACGCTTCGGCTACGCACTGGTCGCGGAGGGCCGGATGAACCTCAAGCTCACCCGGTATCTCGACGATCCCCGTCCGATTGACCCGGAGTGCGACTGCTACGCCTGCCGCCACTTCAGCCGGGCTTATCTCTCACACCTGATCCGGGCCGAGGAGATGCTGGGCTTGCGCATGGTGAGCCTGCACAACCTGCGCTATCTGCATCGGCTGATGGAGCAAGCCCGAAGCGCAATTGCCGAGAAGCGTTACGGTGAGTTCGCTCGGGACTTTGCCCGGCGACGATTCGGCCAAGAGATTCCGGGGTGGTTCGCTCGCGCCTTGCAAGAAGGCGGTCACTGGGAATAG
- the crcB gene encoding fluoride efflux transporter CrcB has translation MERYLLVMLGGAIGAGLRYGLGAWLQGLAGPSFPWSTFFINLSGSFLIGAVLRRSLEGNLSTEARLFLAVGIFGGYTTFSTFSYETLTLVQQGEWLKAFLYVTGSVVLGFIAVWLAYRLAG, from the coding sequence GTGGAGCGGTATCTGCTGGTGATGTTGGGCGGGGCCATCGGCGCGGGCCTGCGCTATGGGCTGGGGGCCTGGCTTCAGGGGCTAGCCGGGCCGAGTTTCCCCTGGAGCACCTTTTTTATCAACCTGAGCGGAAGCTTTCTCATCGGAGCGGTGCTGCGCCGCTCCCTCGAGGGCAACCTCTCTACCGAAGCCCGGCTGTTTTTAGCCGTGGGCATTTTTGGGGGCTATACCACCTTCTCCACCTTCAGCTACGAAACCCTGACCCTGGTCCAACAGGGGGAATGGCTCAAGGCGTTTTTGTACGTGACCGGCAGCGTGGTGTTGGGATTTATAGCGGTCTGGTTGGCCTATCGCCTGGCCGGGTAA
- a CDS encoding DUF190 domain-containing protein yields MKLEGEAKLVRIFIGESDRWQGKPLYEAIVLEAKRQGLAGATVFKGVTGFGAHSRIHSAKILQLSEDLPMMIEIVDAEEKVRAFLPALEAMVGEGLVTMERVEVIRYRHR; encoded by the coding sequence ATGAAGCTCGAGGGTGAAGCCAAGCTCGTGCGCATCTTTATCGGGGAGTCGGACCGTTGGCAGGGAAAACCCCTCTACGAGGCCATCGTGCTCGAGGCCAAGCGCCAGGGATTGGCGGGGGCCACGGTGTTCAAGGGGGTGACGGGCTTCGGGGCCCACTCGCGCATCCACTCCGCCAAGATCTTGCAGCTTTCCGAGGATCTCCCGATGATGATCGAGATCGTGGACGCCGAGGAAAAGGTACGGGCCTTCTTGCCCGCGCTCGAGGCGATGGTGGGGGAGGGGTTGGTGACCATGGAGCGGGTAGAGGTAATCCGCTACCGGCACCGCTAG
- a CDS encoding sulfite oxidase-like oxidoreductase, translating into MFGNFFKSPKDERGRVPPGQTLTERFPVLTYGPTPSLKPQEVRLKVYGRVETPLELSWDDLMGLPQSDLTADFHCVTRWSKLDVKWRGVRVLDLMEQVRLEPSAKAVLLHCYGGYTTNLLLEDFLRPENLLAHTLYGEPLPRDHGGPLRLIVPHLYAWKSAKWLRGLEFLDREELGFWEVNGYHRRGDPWKEERFSEG; encoded by the coding sequence ATGTTCGGCAATTTCTTCAAAAGCCCCAAGGACGAACGCGGGCGGGTTCCTCCTGGCCAGACGCTCACCGAGCGCTTCCCCGTGCTCACCTACGGCCCGACCCCCAGCTTAAAGCCCCAGGAGGTACGGCTCAAGGTATATGGGCGGGTGGAAACCCCCCTCGAGCTTTCCTGGGACGACCTGATGGGCCTGCCCCAAAGCGACCTCACCGCCGACTTCCACTGCGTTACCCGCTGGAGCAAGCTCGACGTGAAATGGCGGGGGGTTCGGGTGCTCGATCTTATGGAGCAAGTCCGGCTCGAGCCCAGCGCCAAAGCTGTGCTGCTACACTGTTACGGGGGATACACCACCAACTTGCTCCTGGAGGACTTCCTGCGCCCGGAGAACCTGCTGGCCCACACCCTCTATGGCGAACCCCTCCCGCGGGACCATGGCGGCCCCTTACGGCTCATCGTGCCGCACCTGTACGCCTGGAAAAGCGCCAAATGGCTACGGGGGCTCGAGTTCTTGGACCGGGAAGAACTCGGCTTCTGGGAGGTCAACGGTTATCACCGCCGGGGGGATCCCTGGAAGGAAGAGCGCTTTAGCGAAGGGTAG